A genome region from Labilibaculum antarcticum includes the following:
- a CDS encoding efflux RND transporter periplasmic adaptor subunit, with translation MKNTIKYISENWKQKLIILVVGLFLGWIIFGGKSESTNEHEGHQHASENAAVAPTIWTCSMHPQIQQPSEGDCPICGMDLIPLDNSSSNSSPAIIEMNETAMKLANVQTTKIEKGKAVKEILLNGKVQVDERKISSQAIHFDGRIEKLMVNFEGEKVREGQTLARVYAPKLVSAQQELLQSLKTKDSYPELVKAAEQKLKFWKLSADQINSIKESGEVLQYFEIKADASGYVIKRNVAEGNYAKAGSILFEIADLSHVWVVFDAYEKDLAFIKKGAEIEFTISAIPGKTFNSKVSNIDPVIDAKKRTLSIRTELNNQDLLVKPEMFASGIIHAEINQMNNALLVPKSAIMWTGKRSVSYVKVDGGFEMREIVLGESLGDFYIVTDGLEENEEVVSKGTFTVDAAAQLNNKYSMMNRPESKKGVPNLQGYASMDFSMKLEQLLSSYFALKDILVETKAKEGKIAAKMVMSNLMKMMPNDAALKGKAVEFWKEKYPVLHDHLVEIMNSDDIKIQRKAFKPFSEALIGTLKSLGAGKNKVFIQFCPMADSDSGAFWLSSEEKIMNPYFGDMMLHCGEVTDTIIHEEPKSNPQQHQHQH, from the coding sequence ATGAAAAATACAATCAAATATATAAGTGAAAACTGGAAACAAAAGCTCATCATTTTAGTCGTGGGATTATTTCTAGGTTGGATCATTTTTGGTGGAAAATCAGAATCGACAAATGAGCACGAAGGTCATCAACATGCTTCAGAAAATGCAGCTGTGGCACCAACAATATGGACATGCTCCATGCATCCGCAGATTCAGCAACCAAGTGAAGGCGATTGCCCCATTTGTGGCATGGATCTAATTCCCTTAGACAATTCAAGCAGTAATTCATCGCCGGCAATAATTGAGATGAACGAAACAGCCATGAAATTGGCAAATGTGCAAACCACAAAAATTGAAAAAGGAAAGGCTGTAAAGGAAATCCTTCTAAATGGAAAAGTGCAGGTTGATGAGCGAAAAATCAGCTCGCAAGCCATTCATTTCGATGGTCGAATTGAAAAACTAATGGTCAATTTTGAAGGTGAGAAAGTAAGAGAAGGACAAACTCTCGCAAGAGTTTACGCCCCGAAATTGGTAAGCGCACAACAGGAATTATTGCAATCCTTAAAAACAAAAGATTCCTATCCTGAGTTGGTGAAAGCTGCAGAGCAAAAACTGAAATTTTGGAAACTTAGCGCCGATCAAATTAATAGCATTAAAGAAAGCGGTGAAGTACTTCAATATTTCGAAATAAAAGCAGACGCTTCCGGTTACGTAATTAAAAGAAATGTGGCAGAAGGAAACTATGCAAAAGCTGGAAGTATTCTCTTCGAGATTGCCGATTTGAGTCACGTTTGGGTCGTTTTTGATGCCTACGAAAAAGATCTGGCCTTCATTAAAAAAGGAGCTGAGATCGAATTCACAATTTCTGCGATTCCTGGCAAAACGTTCAACTCTAAAGTCAGCAATATCGATCCTGTTATTGACGCAAAAAAACGTACACTTTCTATCCGGACAGAATTAAATAATCAGGACCTGTTAGTAAAGCCGGAAATGTTTGCTTCAGGGATTATCCATGCTGAAATAAACCAAATGAATAATGCGCTTCTAGTTCCTAAATCGGCCATTATGTGGACAGGAAAACGATCAGTAAGCTATGTAAAGGTTGACGGAGGATTTGAAATGCGTGAAATTGTACTCGGTGAATCTTTAGGTGATTTTTACATTGTTACCGATGGTTTGGAAGAAAACGAAGAAGTGGTTAGCAAAGGAACTTTTACGGTTGATGCGGCAGCTCAACTCAACAACAAATACAGCATGATGAATCGTCCGGAAAGCAAGAAAGGTGTGCCAAACCTACAAGGATATGCTTCAATGGACTTTAGTATGAAACTGGAACAGCTGCTCTCCTCTTATTTTGCGTTGAAAGACATTCTGGTTGAAACCAAGGCAAAGGAAGGCAAAATAGCAGCAAAAATGGTGATGAGCAATTTGATGAAGATGATGCCTAATGATGCCGCACTAAAAGGAAAAGCTGTTGAATTCTGGAAAGAGAAATATCCTGTTCTACACGATCATCTGGTCGAGATAATGAATAGTGATGATATTAAAATTCAGCGCAAGGCTTTTAAACCATTCAGTGAAGCACTTATTGGGACCCTAAAATCTCTGGGAGCAGGAAAAAACAAAGTGTTTATACAATTCTGTCCCATGGCCGACAGCGATTCGGGGGCCTTTTGGTTAAGCTCCGAAGAGAAAATAATGAATCCTTACTTTGGGGATATGATGTTGCATTGCGGGGAAGTGACCGATACGATAATTCATGAAGAGCCAAAATCAAATCCTCAACAACACCAGCATCAACATTAG
- a CDS encoding heavy-metal-associated domain-containing protein, producing MKKGILFTAVIFSMITISFTANAEVKKASFKVSGNCGMCEKTIETAANAVEGVVSADWNKESKEMIVSFDTEKTNLDAVHKAIAKSGYDTDTVKADDKVYSGLNSCCKYRK from the coding sequence ATGAAAAAAGGAATTCTATTCACAGCGGTAATCTTTTCTATGATTACCATATCGTTCACAGCAAATGCAGAGGTGAAGAAAGCAAGTTTTAAAGTATCCGGGAATTGTGGAATGTGCGAGAAAACAATCGAAACTGCGGCTAATGCTGTTGAAGGTGTTGTTAGTGCAGATTGGAATAAAGAAAGCAAAGAAATGATTGTAAGCTTTGATACTGAAAAAACAAATCTGGATGCAGTACATAAAGCCATCGCAAAATCAGGTTACGATACCGATACAGTTAAAGCAGACGATAAAGTTTACAGTGGACTTAATTCTTGTTGCAAATACAGAAAATAA
- a CDS encoding DUF4382 domain-containing protein — protein sequence MKILKSLSAITLVILSLIFIQCSDDNVNLTTPVKIRLTDAPAQYDKVNIDIQAIQFHSSNDDTKESGWQEMDLLNAGIYDLLEFNNGLDTLLVDQDMPSGTVSQMRLILGENNSVVIDGVPYVLDTPSAQTSGLKFQIHDDFIAGIEYELWIDFDAARSIVETGNGKYKLKPVIRTFNEATSGVISGSINPAEALPTIHAIIGLDTTSTIAEANGDFMIKGLQSGIYKLDLMPIDGYTEKEIEGIEVNNGAVTDAGTIEILAN from the coding sequence ATGAAGATTTTAAAATCACTAAGTGCAATCACTCTTGTAATTTTGTCATTGATTTTTATTCAATGCTCCGATGACAATGTAAACCTTACAACTCCTGTGAAAATTAGATTAACAGATGCTCCCGCACAGTATGATAAAGTGAATATTGATATTCAGGCCATTCAATTTCACTCTTCGAATGATGATACAAAAGAAAGTGGATGGCAAGAAATGGATTTATTAAATGCTGGTATTTATGACTTATTGGAGTTTAATAACGGTTTAGATACACTTTTGGTAGATCAGGATATGCCTAGTGGTACCGTGTCGCAAATGCGATTGATTCTTGGTGAAAATAACTCCGTGGTAATTGATGGTGTTCCATACGTTTTAGATACTCCATCGGCGCAAACATCTGGTTTGAAATTTCAGATTCATGATGATTTCATAGCTGGAATTGAGTACGAATTATGGATTGATTTTGATGCAGCCCGTTCTATTGTTGAAACTGGGAATGGCAAATACAAATTGAAGCCAGTAATAAGAACTTTTAATGAAGCTACAAGCGGTGTGATTTCAGGATCAATAAATCCTGCTGAAGCACTTCCAACTATTCATGCAATAATCGGTTTGGATACCACCTCGACCATTGCAGAAGCAAACGGCGATTTCATGATTAAAGGATTACAATCAGGCATATACAAACTTGATTTAATGCCTATTGATGGATATACCGAAAAAGAAATTGAAGGTATTGAGGTAAACAATGGTGCTGTTACTGATGCTGGAACAATTGAAATTTTAGCTAATTAA
- a CDS encoding peroxiredoxin: protein MEELKEITLASMPRIGDKAPEFRAVTTQGNIHFPNDYQGSWVILFSHPADFTPVCTSEFMTFASLESKFNEANCELVGLSIDGLYSHIAWLRTIKEKIEYKGMKNVEVKFPLIEDITMEVANKYGMIQPGEDNTKAVRAVFFIDPHGIIRTIIYYPLSLGRNFDEIYRVVIALQTADKFSVATPADWQPGDEVIVPPAGSCGVAKDRMENTDEDVHCYDWFFCTKKIEKEEILNAILKKEELSH, encoded by the coding sequence ATGGAAGAACTAAAAGAAATAACATTGGCCTCAATGCCACGGATTGGTGACAAAGCTCCAGAATTTAGAGCAGTTACTACCCAAGGAAACATTCACTTCCCAAATGATTACCAAGGTAGTTGGGTCATCCTTTTTAGCCACCCTGCCGACTTTACTCCTGTGTGCACTTCCGAATTCATGACTTTTGCAAGTCTGGAATCCAAATTCAATGAAGCAAATTGTGAATTGGTTGGCTTATCTATCGATGGTTTGTATAGTCATATTGCCTGGTTACGCACCATTAAGGAGAAAATAGAATATAAGGGGATGAAAAATGTCGAAGTCAAATTTCCTTTAATTGAAGATATTACCATGGAGGTGGCCAATAAGTACGGAATGATTCAACCGGGTGAGGACAATACAAAAGCTGTTCGTGCAGTATTCTTTATCGACCCTCATGGAATTATTCGTACAATTATTTACTATCCGCTAAGCTTGGGGCGAAATTTCGATGAGATCTATCGGGTTGTAATTGCTCTGCAAACTGCAGACAAGTTTTCTGTTGCGACTCCAGCTGATTGGCAACCGGGAGATGAAGTTATTGTTCCTCCTGCAGGATCGTGTGGTGTTGCTAAAGACCGAATGGAGAACACCGATGAAGATGTTCACTGCTACGACTGGTTCTTCTGTACCAAAAAGATAGAAAAGGAAGAAATTTTGAATGCTATTTTAAAAAAAGAAGAGCTTTCACATTAA
- a CDS encoding hybrid sensor histidine kinase/response regulator has translation MMNDIHREIIKSLPYFYYVIEADSFIVTESNDPNFAGNQHCCNLIFSNSDNCLIKSQSKCSVAKVIEEKKSIKTKLSNLTIKGETKSIWVHASPIFNENQQITHVIQYFIDITEQESLHDQIETKTTNLEEVFSDFSRLNTELKETTNKYKSLFEDSPESLWEEDFTILMKSIEALKSKGITDFRSYLDDHPEVLIELTQQVIIVDVNKATINLYKAKSKEDLIGNLDKTFLPESLVVFKEELLTIINGKKHFAKEAKVRTLEGEVVDVIIKLFYTKNGDKYTAYVSTTDITARKKSDIALKQKNDEFIRLNDELESTNKEYEILNAEYKTINREILKTNTELERSKEKAIESDQLKSAFLANMSHEIRTPMNTIIGFSDLLGEPNLSIERRHKFLKLVQTSSEHLLQIIDDIIDISKLESNQLKINKKSCPLNELLYEIKESQSMVKIVKAKNNVALQLNIPENTENINISCDPTRFRQILYNLVSNAFKYTKDGFVEIGYSISDVDSMVHLYVKDTGFGIQPDMFQLIFERFRQIENQNLQEGTGIGLSITKGLVHLLGGEIWIESKVDEGSTFHFTIPISEENKSTIKENASQQTLNEINLSRCLVYIAEDDISSFLLLEELLQPTGVKLKHAENGKELLNLINSQTPDLVLLDINMPIMNGFEAIDKIRETHPTIPVIAQTAYAMAEEREKCISIGCNDYISKPINAQLLLKKIRKYLTCHKN, from the coding sequence ATGATGAATGATATACACCGCGAAATAATTAAATCCCTCCCCTATTTTTATTACGTAATTGAAGCTGATAGTTTTATCGTTACTGAATCAAATGATCCTAATTTTGCAGGCAATCAACATTGTTGCAATTTAATTTTCTCCAATTCCGATAATTGCCTTATAAAGAGCCAATCCAAATGCTCTGTTGCAAAAGTTATCGAGGAAAAAAAATCCATAAAAACGAAACTTAGCAATCTTACTATTAAAGGTGAAACTAAAAGCATCTGGGTTCACGCCAGTCCCATATTTAATGAAAATCAACAAATTACTCACGTAATTCAATACTTTATTGATATCACCGAACAAGAAAGCTTACATGATCAAATTGAAACTAAAACAACAAATCTTGAAGAAGTATTCTCTGATTTTTCAAGGCTAAACACTGAATTAAAAGAAACAACCAACAAGTACAAATCATTATTTGAAGACTCACCGGAATCTCTTTGGGAGGAAGATTTCACAATCCTAATGAAAAGCATAGAGGCACTAAAATCTAAAGGAATAACTGATTTCCGAAGTTACCTTGATGATCATCCTGAAGTATTGATTGAATTAACTCAACAAGTAATTATTGTTGATGTTAATAAAGCAACCATTAATTTATATAAAGCTAAATCTAAAGAAGATTTAATTGGCAACTTAGACAAAACATTTCTACCAGAATCACTTGTCGTTTTTAAAGAAGAACTATTGACTATTATTAATGGCAAAAAACATTTTGCAAAAGAGGCTAAGGTAAGAACACTTGAAGGAGAAGTTGTTGATGTAATTATAAAACTCTTTTACACCAAAAATGGTGATAAATACACCGCATACGTATCCACAACAGACATAACAGCTCGTAAGAAATCCGATATCGCCTTAAAACAAAAAAACGATGAATTCATACGATTAAATGACGAACTTGAAAGCACAAACAAAGAATACGAAATATTAAACGCAGAGTACAAAACAATTAACAGAGAGATTCTTAAAACCAATACAGAGCTAGAAAGATCTAAAGAAAAAGCAATTGAAAGTGATCAGCTTAAGTCTGCTTTTTTAGCAAATATGAGTCATGAAATAAGGACTCCTATGAATACAATTATTGGTTTCTCAGATTTATTAGGTGAGCCAAATCTTTCTATTGAAAGAAGACATAAATTCCTTAAATTAGTTCAGACAAGCAGTGAGCATTTACTGCAAATTATTGATGATATTATTGATATTTCAAAACTTGAATCGAACCAGCTAAAAATTAACAAAAAATCGTGCCCGCTCAATGAATTACTTTATGAAATAAAGGAATCGCAAAGCATGGTTAAGATAGTAAAAGCAAAAAACAATGTTGCCCTTCAATTAAACATCCCCGAGAACACTGAAAATATAAACATTTCTTGTGATCCTACCCGATTCAGACAAATTCTCTACAATCTGGTCTCCAATGCATTTAAATACACCAAAGATGGCTTTGTCGAAATTGGTTATTCCATTTCGGATGTAGATTCGATGGTCCATTTATATGTGAAGGATACTGGTTTCGGTATCCAACCAGATATGTTCCAATTAATTTTTGAAAGATTCAGACAAATTGAGAATCAAAATTTACAGGAAGGAACAGGTATTGGCCTAAGTATAACAAAAGGGCTTGTTCATCTTCTGGGAGGAGAAATTTGGATTGAATCGAAAGTTGATGAAGGAAGTACATTTCATTTCACGATACCGATATCCGAAGAGAATAAATCAACTATTAAAGAGAATGCCTCTCAGCAAACCTTAAATGAAATTAACCTTTCGCGATGCCTTGTTTATATAGCCGAAGACGACATTTCATCTTTTCTTTTACTTGAAGAATTGTTGCAACCCACTGGGGTTAAACTGAAACATGCTGAAAATGGAAAAGAATTATTAAATCTTATCAATTCACAAACCCCTGACCTAGTACTCCTTGACATCAACATGCCAATCATGAATGGTTTTGAAGCAATCGACAAAATTCGAGAAACTCATCCAACAATACCTGTTATTGCACAAACGGCATACGCTATGGCCGAAGAAAGAGAAAAGTGTATCTCAATTGGATGTAATGACTATATTTCCAAACCAATTAACGCACAACTACTATTAAAAAAAATCAGGAAATATCTTACCTGCCATAAAAACTAA